From Platichthys flesus chromosome 19, fPlaFle2.1, whole genome shotgun sequence:
tttgtgtgtgtttgtgtaccttcACTGTGCTGGATCTGTACGTGTGGATCATGTTCTCCGCGCCCTGTTTGACTTTGGTCTCCATGGTCAGCTGTTTCTTCAGGGTTCTGACCCGACCGGCCACCGGTGACGTGACGTCCTGCCACTGACACGACTCTGCTGACTgagcctcttcttcttctaggCTTCCTGTGTAAACAGTAGGAGTATTTATAATGAATACTTATATATAAACTCTATATATAGTGCGTCCTGTTTCCTGACCTGTGGTGCTGTCTCTCTCGGTTCCCATGGACCTGGcgttcagctcctgcagctcccagtGCAGCTGGTCCAGCTTGCGGCTCGAGGCCTTGAGCTGCCCCTCCACGTCGGCGGCGCTCTTGCGGTTGGTGACGGCGCGGCGCAGCCTCTCAGCCGCCTCCTTGATCTTCAGCTCGCGCTGGATCTCCTGCCGGAGCAGCGTGCGAGCATCTTCCAACCGCTGCTGGAACTGTGGGTCCAGGATATCCACCTCGTCCAGCCCCCGCAGGTTTCCGTtctgagagacacacaactgGGGTTCACACAGCTACACGTACACAACCATAACATAATTTACACACGTATCATTTCTATAAAACCAGCTGCTGATGCAGTTAAAACAAAGATGTGACAGTTGCACAAGCAACAGATGATATTAGGCCGCCCCCTTGTGGATGAGTTCAAAACTAAAGCAGCAACTTGATCAGCAGCCTCAGTTGCGCAGaccatattatatatatatatatatatatatatatatatatatatataatatttatatatataatatatatatatattatattataatatatatatataaaatataaaatataatatatataaaagtctATGGTCCACATCAGTTTTGTATGGTACAAAAGTACAAcgaaatatatagaacttgacttatgaaaataaagattttatacaaaatataaacattaatgcGCAGATTTAAGTTAatttttcatattcattcatatattcatcaatcagtctgtaaaataaaagttttcatatcacaAATATATAGACAGCCACTGATAATCTGTGAAAGACTCACATCAGCAGATGTTAGCTGATAAATCAGTGAGATCTGGGATTTAACTCTATGAAACAAAACTACTAGATATTCAAAGAgaggattttaaattctatAAACGTGAGAGACCTTGTTTACATCAGACCTGTGGGAAACTTAAACTTGAATTATGTGTaggaacaaacaacacaacaggttCTGTCAGTTTGTGTATGAAGAATTCAGACAGAATTCAGGTTTTTGCTCATAGACATAATCCTCTGTAGACACACctcctgtcaatcaaaacaaaccTGTCCCAGGAAGTAGAGGCTTCAAAGATACACACTTTGACAGGAATCATTCAACacaattattaataatgatgaataaataacacaatTCACTGACTGTCACTATGACAGAGGATCGTTCTTCTGGTGTTAGTTGAGATAATAGAGCGACAGTGACTCGACTCGTCTCCAGGAccaacacagaccaacacacacaaacacacacaaacacacacacattcacttctGTTTGTTCAGAACACTAAACATTAAATCTCTGTTTAGTTCAAGTTGAACAAAGTTCAGCAGAGTTTCGGTTAAATGCTCGCGTCACGGACGCACAAACCGGAACTGAGCAACAACCGGACAAACAAGAAAGTCCAGCGCGTGCGTGTTATTTAACGCACCTGCACCTCAGGTGTTGTCCGGTGAGTGACGTCACCGGCTGGTAGAAACCTCTGCTTTCTAAAGAGTCGCGTCACTGAACTCACCTGAAGAGATGGAGCGGACATGGTGGGGGTCGGGGgacatctgggggggggggcccacaCGGTCCTCTACAGGTGGGGGAGCAGGTGACACAGGTCCGGGGGCACGGCACGGCACGGCACGGCTAGTTtagtttagcttagcttagcttagcctAACCTAGCTTCTCCTCTCTAGCCTCCGCTGGTCTCTTGTGGTCTCACCTGAGCCGCAGGTGCGTGCGCGTCTCGCGCAGCAGAATCTCAACTGAGGTTTGAATCACCCCGACGCCACCGTGACGTCACCGGCCAGTCAGCGGCTTGATTGGACATCCAGGGGTGATGACACCGAGGCTGCAGGAGCCAATCGGGTTGGGTTATTCACTGCACCTGTCGAGGTACCTGCAGCCGTAAATAGAGAATGAgtctaaatatttaaatcatttcatCTGATCGAATACGAATGAGCCAAAGAATTTTAAACTATTTATTCATCAATACCTTTCTACTTTGAGCTGAACACAAcagctgttttatgtttttttattgagttATTGTTTGGTGGATGTTTGTCAGTACATGTATTTACTTCTGTGCCTTTTCTCAACAATGTCAGAGAGAGTgagtcaaaacaataaaatatgtaaaatcaTCAATCTGACAAATTGTAGACTCTGTTTGAGTCACCAATCACAACTTGTCTCATTGGGCTGATCAAAATGTACAAGGTGTGACATGGTCTGCTCTTCACACTCCACCAGGGGGACGAGGAACTAACACAACTACTAACCTGCACATCGGAACACACGCAGAGGAATGTGTGAGTGAGGGTTAGAGCTGATCCACCTCAGCTCTGTGTAAACTGAACATGGATGTTTGACATGCACATTtgttatttacatatatttgttttatacatACATGTGTTTTATACATAAATGTGTTATACACGTACATGTGTCATATACATAAATGtgttatacatataaatgtgtTATATTAATGTATTGCATATATTAATGTAATATATACATACTTGTGATATGTACATACATGTTGTATAAATACGTGTTGTATAAATTCGTATCGTATAACCAGACATCTAGTACCAGACATCTAGTCCAGGTCCAGGACACTGTAGTGTCGCCCTCCCGCCGCCTGGTGGCAGCAGGGCACAGTGACCGTGTTGACGGACCTGGTTCTCGGACAGAAACAAGCGGAGCTGTGCGGGTCCTACTGATCGTGCGTTCGGACTCACGCACTGTAGAAGGTGGAAGAAACTTTCCTCCCGCAGAGACGAGCTAAACTCCCCGGGACACGCAGCGGGTCCAGAGAGACGCGGTGAACTGAACCATGTCGGCCTCATCGGCGAAAGTCAGCCGGAAGGAGAATTCAAACCACGACGGAGCGGACGAGACCTCCGGTAACGTAGAAGAATGGCGGTTATCCCCTCTACgccattttcatttgtttaccgtcatgttgttgtttcctgCGTAGtttacagaaaacaacaaagaacCTCGAATAAACACGAGGCTGCGTCTGCTCCACCTGTCTGACGCTGCTGCACACGTAGCATGCTAACACGAGCTGTAGCCAGCGTGAGAGGCTAGCAGTTAGCTTCCTGTGGCTAACAGCGGAGTGCGACGGGCcactgtttgctttgtgttcGCGGCTGTTAGCTTCGCGTCCGCGCACATGTGACACGGTTCGTGCTCGATTCTGCACCAACGAGCCGCAGCAGCACGGTCGCATCCCGCCGGCTCCCAGGCAGGAGGCCGGGTCGCGCTAACACACGCACGCGTGCCAGGTGCTCTTTGTGCGCGGGTCAGTCAGGGAGCTCCGTGTAAACACTGAGATCCGAGCAGCACGTGCGTGCGTGGAGCTGGAACGAGAAAAGAACCCGAAGCTCACGAGCTTTGATCTGAGAACATGACAAACATGCAGAGTTTCCTGCTAACTGGGCTcggctgcacacagacacacacagagtgtaacacaaagaaacacatactgttacacacacttaaacatcCCTACTGCAACAGGAAGCCCCAgcctgcaggaacacacactgtaacacaaggaaacacacaaactagaGAACCGAGCTCCTGCTAAAACGTCAAGATGTAAAAGATCATATTCAGTTTTGTAAAATAGTTATGGAGAGTATTCAAATATTAAGCCGTCCTACAACTGTGATAAATTGAAGTATTGAAATATGACTTCAGATAGATTTCAGTAACCATGGTTACAGTAGTTAGCGGGACGCCATGTTTGTTGTAGACAGCTGTGATGTGTcctgaagcttttattttgaaatcctaattcaaagttttcttcttctttcagaaaaagagcagcaggaagcgaTCGAACACATCGACGAAGTCCAGAATGAAATCGACAGGTGAGTTAGAATTGTTTTTATTGGGTGTGACAGgtgcgtgtctgtctgtgtgtgtgtgtagaggtttcttattgtgttttttttttgctccctgCAGACTGAACGAACAGGCTAGTGAAGAAATTTTAAAAGTAGAGCAGCAGTTCAACAAATTACGCCAGCCGTACTTCCAGAAGAGATCAGAACTCATAGCCAAAATCCCCAACTTCTGGGTCACAACATTCGTCAACCACCCACAAGGTAAACTGTCGTTTagtgttatttatttgtcaggTGTGTATTGATTGATCTGCTTTATGATTTGAAACGTGACCTGTAGTTTCAGCTCTTCTCggcgaggaggacgaggaggcgcTTCACTACCTGTCGAGGGTGGAGGTCACCGAGTTCGAGGACATCAAGTCGGGATACAGAATAGATTTTGTGAGTTTGTCGTGTTCACTTTGTGTCTGTACATCCTGAGCGACCACactcattctgctgctgctgtgacacagaTGTGTTTTCCGTTGTCCTGCAGTATTTCGATGAGAACCCGTACTTCGAGAACAAAGCCCTCTCCAAAGAGTTCAACGTGAACGAGAGCGGAGACCCG
This genomic window contains:
- the LOC133975051 gene encoding protein SET-like; its protein translation is MSASSAKVSRKENSNHDGADETSEKEQQEAIEHIDEVQNEIDRLNEQASEEILKVEQQFNKLRQPYFQKRSELIAKIPNFWVTTFVNHPQVSALLGEEDEEALHYLSRVEVTEFEDIKSGYRIDFYFDENPYFENKALSKEFNVNESGDPVSKSTEIKWKAGKDLTKRAGQTPNKAGKKRQHEEPESFFTWFTDHSDAGADELGEVIKDDIWPNPLQYYLVPDMEDEDGDGDDDDDEEEGLEDIDEGEEEEGEDEDEDGDGEDGEDDGDDD